CGCGGCAAGGACCGCCGCGTGGCAGCCGCCGACGCGCTGCTGTTTCGCGCCTATCGCCGCTCGCTGTTTCCCGACGCAGCCGAGCGCGAGAACGCGCTGGAGATGAACGAAGGGCTGGCCGAATACACCGGCGTGAAGATCAGCGCCTCGACGCCCGAGGAATTTGCGGTGCTTGCCGACTTCGCGGTCCGGCAGGGCACAGCGAACGCCACTTTCGTTCGCTCCTTCGCGTACGCGTCCGGACCGGCATACGGTGCGCTGCTCGACCTGAGCGGCAAGCCGTGGCGCCCCCGCGCCAAAGAGGTGAAGGACCTCGGCCAGCTTCTCGCCGCGGCGTATTCCATTCGCGTGCCATCGCCCGTCACGAAGATGCAAGCGGAAGCCCGCGCCGCCGAGTACAACGCCGACGAAGTGTTTGCCGCTGAGCAGCGCCGCGACCGTGTGCGCCAGCAGCGTGTGGCCGACGCGCGCAAGAAGCTGATCGATGGGCCCGTGCTCGTGCTGCCGGTTGGCAACAGCTTCAACTACTCCTACGATCCCAACACCGTGGTCGCCATCGATAGCAACAATACGGTGTATCCACGCTGCCGCCTCACCGATGAGTGGGGCATCCTCGACGTTTCCGGCAGCGCGCTCCTCATCCGCGACGCCGCCGGCAAGGTGCAGCGCGCCCACGTTCCCGCACCCGCCTCCGCCGCCGACAGCAAGGGCGACGGTTGGACGCTCACGTTGAATCCTGGCTGGCGCCTGGTCGCGGGCGAGCGCGCGGGAGACTTGACGATTTCGAAGCAGTAGGTAAGCGCCTTCCAGTACTGCACAACTGTTCCGATTGACTTCGCGGCCTCGGTGAACGAGAGTACCGCGGATGGCGCGCGATGGGTTGCACAACTTCCGGCTCCCGAAGACTCGTGTGGAGTTTCTCGCTGATGGCGTCTTCGCCATTGTCATGACGCTGCTCGTGCTCGAACTGAAAGTTCCCGAGCTGTCGCGCTCCGTCACCGCGTCGGAATTGCTGCACGAGCTGAAGCACCTCGGCCCGGTTTTCCTGGCTTTCTGCATCACGTTTATCCTCGCCGGAACGTACTGGTTCTTTCACAACCTGAGCATGGAGTTTGTGACCCACGCCAACCAGAAGCTGGCATTCATCAACGTCGGATTCTTGTTCTTCATCTCGCTGTTCCCGTTCAGCGCGGCGCTGCTCGGCCACTTCATCAGGAACCCGGTCGCGCAGGTTGCGTACTTCGGCAATCAGGCTGGGGCTGCCTTATTTCTGGTGCTGAATTGGCGTTATGCGAGGCGGGCGTCGCTGCTGGGGAAGGTGGATCCGGTCATCGCTGCCAAACTCAACTGGCGCTTGGGCGCATTGGCCATCGCGACGCTCGCCGCCGCCGTGGTGGCATTCTTCGACCAACGGTTCAGCTTCTGGCTCGTGCCTTTGTCGGTCATGGGCAGTCGCGTGGTGGCGCGGTTTCGCGAAAAAAATGCTAAACCTGGCTCGCATCATGAGACGGAGACCACCGCCGCGGCGCACAGCGGCGAATAGCGGATTCCGCTGTTGCCGCGCGTGATGCCGCTCCGTCTGTGACCGAAATCACTGCCGCCGCCTCGCGCCCCTGCCGTATAATCGACTGTTATCCGTAACAACCAGCAAGCCAACCGTCTTATTTCCTCAGCACTGAAAGGGAAGCAGTCGCATGGCAACTGTTGATATCGCCCCGCAGGCTGGCCAGAAACGCCCCGGGGGCAAACCGGTCATCAACGACTTCAGCATCCAGGTCGCCACGGTGAACGGATCGGGCTCGCAAACCGCCAACATGGTCCTGCTGCGCACCATCTTCCAGATGGGCGTTCCGGTCTCAGGCAAGAACCTGTTTCCGTCGAACATCGCCGGCCTTCCGACGTGGTTCACCATCCGCGCCAGCAAGGACGGCTACATTGCGCGCAAGAAGGAAATCGACTTCCTCGTCTGCATGAATCCGGAAACGGCCGAGGAAGACGTGATGACGCTCGCCGCCGGCGGCGCCGTGCTCTACGACGAGCCGCTGGGCCTCAACAAGCTCCGCAGGGACCTGACCTTCTACGCCGTTCCCTACGACAAGCTGGTGGCCGCT
Above is a genomic segment from Terriglobales bacterium containing:
- a CDS encoding TMEM175 family protein; amino-acid sequence: MEFLADGVFAIVMTLLVLELKVPELSRSVTASELLHELKHLGPVFLAFCITFILAGTYWFFHNLSMEFVTHANQKLAFINVGFLFFISLFPFSAALLGHFIRNPVAQVAYFGNQAGAALFLVLNWRYARRASLLGKVDPVIAAKLNWRLGALAIATLAAAVVAFFDQRFSFWLVPLSVMGSRVVARFREKNAKPGSHHETETTAAAHSGE